The Dehalococcoidia bacterium genome has a window encoding:
- a CDS encoding FAD-binding oxidoreductase, giving the protein MIKKVIIIGGGVIGMSTAFQLAEKGVKDITIIEKDNIGSGSSSQAAGIVTCLQWNETSVKARMKSLDLFEKFSQILDGYTFQQVGCLNLSDKKDYDLGSDLRNLHDELGAKYETYIGNELTKKFSDLKAEDDEYGILDPRGGYSEAHTYIPALRKKIENMGVKIFENEEVRNFTFSGNKTNGLITFSKTENKEKSYNCDAIICAVNAWTNLILSPIDFKIPMKNFVHERFVTKPFDRELFLPAINDRVYQSYIRGTEDNRILVGTSQHNPENFVIEDKDFNINELHPYPNALDFLKDSFKNRVPIIENKEWDYHTVGLISVTADATPVIGPVPNIEGLYLCSNFHSGGFAYNPVAGMLISEHVINGETSIDSESYLPRRFEEFNTKEYLSKTHKLEDLEVKRH; this is encoded by the coding sequence ATGATAAAAAAAGTAATAATTATTGGTGGCGGAGTTATAGGTATGAGTACAGCTTTTCAACTTGCTGAAAAAGGTGTAAAAGATATTACTATAATTGAAAAAGATAATATTGGAAGCGGTTCAAGTTCACAAGCTGCTGGTATAGTTACATGCTTGCAGTGGAATGAAACATCTGTAAAAGCAAGAATGAAATCATTAGATTTATTCGAGAAATTTAGTCAAATTCTGGATGGCTATACTTTTCAACAAGTAGGATGTTTAAATTTATCTGATAAAAAAGATTATGATTTAGGATCTGACTTAAGAAATTTGCATGACGAACTAGGCGCAAAATATGAAACATATATAGGAAATGAACTTACTAAAAAATTTAGTGATCTTAAGGCAGAAGATGATGAATACGGAATTCTAGATCCAAGAGGCGGCTACAGTGAAGCTCATACATATATACCTGCATTAAGAAAAAAAATTGAAAATATGGGTGTAAAAATATTTGAAAATGAAGAAGTAAGAAATTTTACATTTTCAGGTAATAAAACAAATGGATTAATTACTTTTTCAAAAACTGAAAATAAAGAAAAATCATACAATTGCGATGCTATTATATGTGCAGTCAATGCTTGGACAAATTTAATACTATCCCCTATTGATTTTAAAATACCTATGAAAAATTTTGTACATGAAAGATTTGTAACCAAACCATTTGATAGAGAACTATTTTTACCTGCAATAAATGATAGAGTTTACCAAAGCTACATTAGAGGTACAGAAGATAATAGAATTTTAGTAGGAACTTCTCAGCATAACCCAGAAAACTTCGTTATAGAAGATAAAGATTTTAATATAAATGAATTACACCCTTATCCAAATGCTTTAGATTTTCTCAAAGACTCTTTCAAAAATAGAGTTCCAATTATTGAGAATAAAGAATGGGACTACCATACTGTTGGATTAATAAGCGTAACCGCTGACGCAACGCCTGTTATTGGGCCAGTACCAAATATCGAAGGATTATATTTATGCTCAAATTTTCATTCAGGTGGATTTGCTTATAATCCAGTAGCTGGAATGCTCATATCTGAACACGTAATAAATGGAGAAACAAGTATTGATTCAGAATCTTATTTACCAAGAAGGTTTGAGGAATTTAATACTAAAGAATACCTATCCAAAACACATAAATTAGAAGATTTAGAAGTAAAAAGACACTAA
- a CDS encoding ABC transporter permease — MFDLYNLRINLLRLFLTLIIIFFTLILFGISPFQVFESIIYGSLGSLPKLIRTLIVWTPISLASLALIYTFSAGMWNIGIEGQIIMGAVGSTLVARSFLGDDFISPYLQIILAIIFGGLWGLISAILKVKGNVHEIFSGLGLDFVASGIVIYLIIGPWKRAGIASTGGTDIFDKSSWVPTIGSSNFPLFLLIIILFLYISSALLIKYSSIGIRLKATGINIFATERFYFTSDKYIILSYLLAGGIAGIAGFSQSSAAYHKLVPSISGGFGFLSILIVLICSRNIYFSFIVSFLFSALIVGGSQLQIRMGLDHSIIGIIQATFVLSWLVLQKLELEKIITKQITKVFTR; from the coding sequence ATGTTTGATTTATATAACTTAAGAATAAATTTATTGAGACTTTTTCTTACATTAATTATTATTTTTTTTACCCTAATTTTATTTGGAATTTCACCATTTCAAGTATTTGAATCTATTATATATGGATCTCTAGGTAGCTTACCTAAATTAATTAGAACACTTATAGTTTGGACTCCAATTTCTTTAGCATCTTTGGCTCTTATTTATACATTTTCTGCTGGTATGTGGAATATTGGAATTGAAGGTCAGATAATTATGGGTGCTGTAGGGTCCACGCTGGTAGCAAGATCATTTTTAGGTGATGATTTTATTTCTCCTTATTTACAAATAATCCTAGCAATTATTTTTGGTGGACTTTGGGGTTTGATTTCTGCAATTTTGAAAGTCAAAGGAAATGTACATGAAATCTTTAGTGGATTAGGATTAGACTTTGTAGCTTCGGGAATAGTAATTTATTTGATTATTGGACCTTGGAAAAGAGCAGGGATTGCTTCAACTGGAGGAACAGATATTTTTGACAAATCATCTTGGGTTCCTACAATAGGTAGCTCTAACTTCCCATTATTTTTACTAATAATTATATTATTTCTTTACATATCAAGTGCCCTATTGATCAAGTATAGTTCTATCGGAATAAGACTGAAGGCAACAGGTATTAATATTTTTGCAACTGAAAGATTTTATTTTACATCAGATAAATATATTATTCTTTCCTACTTATTAGCAGGTGGAATTGCAGGTATAGCTGGATTTTCTCAATCATCAGCCGCCTATCATAAATTAGTACCATCCATATCAGGAGGATTTGGCTTTTTATCTATTTTGATTGTCTTAATTTGTTCCAGAAATATTTATTTCTCTTTTATAGTTAGTTTTCTTTTTTCAGCTCTAATTGTTGGAGGTAGTCAATTACAAATAAGGATGGGACTAGACCATAGTATTATAGGAATAATTCAAGCTACATTCGTTCTTAGCTGGCTTGTTTTGCAAAAACTAGAATTAGAAAAGATTATAACTAAACAAATAACTAAGGTATTTACGAGATGA
- a CDS encoding DUF805 domain-containing protein, with the protein MEFIPSVKDGINNYGMFTGNADRSQFWWFQLFFFLGVIIATIIDYLVFGAPYRFILLLWILFTIIPVLAVGSRRLHDTNRSGWWQLLLIPPIIGWIILIILWSEESFETDPEKRPIGIPQ; encoded by the coding sequence ATGGAATTTATACCATCAGTTAAAGATGGAATAAATAATTATGGAATGTTTACTGGAAATGCTGATAGATCTCAATTTTGGTGGTTTCAACTTTTCTTCTTTCTGGGAGTAATAATTGCAACAATAATTGATTATTTAGTATTTGGAGCACCCTATAGATTTATACTGTTATTGTGGATTTTGTTCACAATAATACCTGTCTTAGCAGTAGGATCAAGAAGATTACACGACACAAATAGAAGTGGTTGGTGGCAACTTTTATTAATACCACCAATTATCGGATGGATAATATTAATTATCTTATGGAGTGAAGAATCTTTTGAAACTGATCCTGAAAAAAGACCAATAGGAATACCAC
- a CDS encoding ATP-binding cassette domain-containing protein translates to MKIEINNISKSFGNVDANKNISLKLSSGIHALLGENGAGKSTLVKIISGQILPDKGNILINDKEVILGSPRSSINVGIGLLNQDPLDFSNLSIFESFLIGISESNPYRKIVQIKSKIEKLFDNYNVKINLNRKTSSLSIGERQQVELLRLLYNGAKLIILDEPTSAFSLEQKKIMFDTLRKLSKEGIIIIFVSHKLDEVFEICDSASILRSGKLIENIKQPFDSKKILSIMFEKSEINSLAIKDFDREENFIINFSKKDLNLKSEISSSHKIKQGSIIGIAGLQGSSNDDYVKNFFTGEFSSTGIELENNLKLSKNEIYYMPADRLEKGLFSDMTLIEHFGLSETVKKRIINWNFVKEKATNKIQEFDIRANLDSQINELSGGNQQRVMLSLMPSEKSFLLLEQPTRGLDINSANKIWEMILERKEKDYGVFFSSTDIDEIWDYSDIIISVSGDQIMNIDTKNNLQKDRIAKYISGII, encoded by the coding sequence ATGAAAATTGAAATAAATAACATTTCTAAATCCTTTGGTAATGTTGATGCAAATAAAAATATATCTCTCAAATTATCTTCTGGTATACATGCTCTCCTAGGGGAAAATGGTGCTGGAAAATCTACTTTGGTTAAGATTATTTCAGGTCAAATTTTGCCCGATAAAGGTAATATCTTGATCAACGACAAAGAAGTTATTCTTGGTTCGCCTAGAAGTTCTATAAATGTTGGAATTGGTTTATTAAATCAAGATCCCCTAGATTTTTCTAATCTTTCTATCTTTGAAAGCTTCTTGATTGGAATTAGCGAAAGTAATCCTTATAGAAAGATTGTTCAAATAAAATCAAAAATTGAAAAATTATTTGATAATTATAATGTCAAAATAAATCTAAATAGAAAGACTAGCTCATTATCTATTGGAGAAAGACAACAAGTTGAACTACTGAGACTTCTATATAATGGGGCAAAGTTAATTATTCTGGACGAACCTACTAGCGCATTTTCTCTTGAACAAAAAAAAATAATGTTTGATACATTAAGGAAATTATCAAAAGAGGGAATAATAATAATTTTTGTTTCTCACAAATTAGATGAAGTTTTTGAGATTTGTGATTCAGCTAGTATTCTAAGGTCTGGTAAATTGATAGAAAATATTAAACAGCCATTTGATTCTAAAAAAATCCTGTCGATAATGTTTGAAAAAAGTGAAATTAATTCTCTTGCAATAAAAGATTTCGATAGAGAAGAAAACTTTATTATAAATTTTTCAAAAAAAGATCTAAATTTAAAATCTGAAATCTCCAGTTCACACAAAATAAAACAAGGAAGTATTATTGGCATTGCTGGTCTTCAAGGTTCCTCTAATGATGACTATGTAAAAAATTTTTTTACTGGTGAATTTTCATCAACAGGAATTGAGTTAGAAAATAATTTAAAGTTGAGTAAAAATGAAATCTACTATATGCCTGCTGATAGGTTAGAAAAAGGGCTATTTAGTGATATGACTCTAATTGAACACTTCGGATTATCAGAAACTGTAAAAAAAAGAATAATTAATTGGAATTTTGTTAAGGAAAAAGCAACTAATAAAATTCAAGAGTTTGATATAAGAGCTAATTTAGATAGCCAAATAAATGAATTATCTGGTGGTAATCAGCAAAGAGTAATGCTCTCTCTAATGCCTTCAGAAAAATCCTTTCTTTTGTTAGAGCAACCAACAAGAGGATTAGACATAAATTCAGCTAATAAGATTTGGGAAATGATATTGGAAAGAAAGGAAAAAGATTACGGAGTATTTTTTTCCTCTACAGATATTGACGAGATATGGGATTATTCTGACATAATTATATCGGTTTCGGGTGATCAGATAATGAATATTGATACAAAGAATAATTTACAAAAAGATAGAATTGCAAAATATATATCAGGAATAATATAA
- a CDS encoding ABC transporter permease, with the protein MIFFENTLVTVISLSTPLIIAVIGETISEKGGVINLSAEGTIMICALFGFMMGFITNIAIIGFIFAIFLGAFISFFISYCDIRLRMDQIAVGFVLTILLARLSSYLGQDYVRINGPMITKIEVPLLSKIPFLGEVLFNHSIITYFSIILIPLSWFFLNKTTFGLSIRASGENPTAASSRGINVKRMRLYGTLIGGALLGLAGASFSLYTKYGWSEGHTTNYGWIVLAIVIFGGWNPYRAAVGAYSFGLLQVLAIKAQSVTLALSQILPLLPFPLMIFILIFIQYINRKERSSIPKFLVSLIGGNQPEALGKKLPEDIN; encoded by the coding sequence ATGATTTTTTTTGAAAATACTTTAGTAACTGTAATATCACTGAGTACCCCGCTTATTATTGCAGTAATCGGAGAGACTATTTCAGAGAAAGGAGGAGTAATTAATTTATCTGCTGAGGGTACTATAATGATCTGTGCTTTATTTGGATTTATGATGGGGTTTATTACTAATATTGCAATAATAGGATTTATATTTGCTATATTTTTGGGTGCATTTATTTCATTTTTCATTTCATACTGCGACATCAGACTTAGAATGGATCAAATAGCTGTTGGATTTGTTCTCACCATACTATTAGCACGTTTGAGTAGTTATTTAGGCCAAGACTATGTCAGAATAAATGGTCCTATGATTACTAAAATTGAAGTACCCCTGTTATCAAAAATTCCTTTTTTGGGAGAAGTTTTATTTAATCATTCCATAATTACGTACTTTTCAATTATTTTAATTCCGCTTTCTTGGTTTTTCTTAAATAAAACAACTTTTGGTTTATCTATAAGAGCATCAGGGGAAAATCCTACAGCAGCTAGTTCAAGAGGTATAAATGTAAAAAGAATGAGATTATATGGAACTCTAATAGGCGGAGCTTTATTAGGTTTAGCTGGTGCATCTTTTTCTTTATACACTAAATATGGGTGGTCAGAAGGACATACTACTAACTATGGTTGGATCGTATTAGCAATAGTTATATTTGGTGGATGGAATCCTTATAGGGCAGCTGTAGGCGCATATTCATTTGGGCTTTTACAAGTACTTGCTATCAAGGCCCAATCTGTAACTTTAGCTTTATCTCAAATTCTCCCATTATTACCATTTCCATTAATGATTTTTATTTTAATTTTCATACAATATATTAACAGAAAAGAAAGAAGCTCAATACCTAAATTTTTAGTTTCTTTAATAGGTGGTAATCAACCAGAAGCATTAGGTAAGAAATTGCCTGAGGATATAAATTAA
- a CDS encoding sulfatase-like hydrolase/transferase codes for MANDKPNFIVFMTDDQGYGDLSCMGATDFKTPSLDKLASEGIRFTDWYTNCPVCSPARAALLTGRYPGNTGIRGILPGHRKAAGLPESTPTLAKILQSEGYSTSMVGKWHLGLEKKSRPNNHGFDNWFGFLAGNVDYYSHIYYYGANTKDSILPQVNPTHDLWENEKEVWMDGEYFTEIITEKCIEYLRKMNSEGKPFFLYVPYNAPHYPMHAPKKYMDRFSNLPWDRQVMAAMLSAMDDSVGNIMDELKRLGVDDNTLTFFTSDNGPSRETRNWLDSTLDPYYGGTAGKFKGHKGSLFEGGIREPGIMHWPGNIQTGVVSSEPCASMDIAPTILEAAGVNLDDHYLDGKSLVELAKGNDNHDDRVIFWEYLDQTAVRKGKWKLVLKGKLIDAYGPVPDVHLANLEEDISESNNLADKEPEITAELTKLAENWRSKIEDKWIKDYGAPSEAQRLNTQMGLR; via the coding sequence ATGGCTAATGATAAACCAAACTTTATTGTATTTATGACAGATGATCAAGGATATGGAGATTTATCCTGCATGGGGGCTACAGACTTTAAGACTCCGTCTCTAGATAAATTAGCAAGCGAAGGAATTAGGTTTACAGATTGGTACACTAATTGTCCAGTATGTAGCCCAGCTAGAGCAGCATTATTAACTGGTAGATACCCAGGTAATACAGGTATAAGAGGAATCCTGCCTGGCCATAGGAAAGCTGCTGGGTTACCAGAATCTACTCCAACATTGGCAAAAATATTACAATCTGAAGGATACTCAACTTCTATGGTGGGAAAATGGCACTTAGGTTTAGAAAAAAAATCTAGACCTAATAATCATGGTTTTGATAATTGGTTTGGATTTTTAGCTGGAAATGTAGATTATTACTCACATATATACTATTACGGTGCAAATACAAAAGATTCAATATTACCTCAGGTAAATCCAACTCATGATCTTTGGGAAAACGAAAAAGAAGTTTGGATGGATGGGGAGTATTTTACTGAAATTATTACTGAAAAATGTATTGAATATCTAAGAAAAATGAATTCTGAGGGTAAGCCTTTCTTTTTATATGTTCCTTACAATGCACCTCATTATCCTATGCATGCTCCAAAGAAGTATATGGATAGATTTTCTAATCTACCTTGGGATAGGCAAGTAATGGCAGCCATGCTTAGTGCAATGGATGATTCAGTAGGTAATATTATGGATGAATTAAAAAGATTAGGAGTAGATGATAATACTCTTACATTCTTTACATCAGATAATGGGCCATCTAGAGAAACAAGAAATTGGCTAGACAGTACTCTAGATCCTTATTATGGAGGTACTGCAGGCAAATTTAAGGGTCACAAAGGTAGTTTGTTTGAAGGTGGAATTAGGGAACCTGGAATAATGCATTGGCCTGGAAATATTCAAACGGGAGTTGTTTCCAGTGAACCATGCGCTTCTATGGACATTGCCCCAACTATTCTAGAAGCTGCAGGTGTAAATTTAGATGATCATTATTTAGATGGTAAAAGTCTTGTTGAACTTGCTAAAGGAAATGATAATCACGATGATAGAGTTATTTTTTGGGAGTATCTTGATCAAACAGCAGTAAGAAAAGGAAAATGGAAATTAGTCTTAAAAGGAAAATTGATTGATGCTTATGGACCAGTTCCAGATGTTCATCTAGCTAATTTAGAAGAGGATATTAGTGAGTCAAATAATCTTGCTGACAAAGAGCCTGAAATTACCGCTGAGTTAACTAAATTAGCAGAAAATTGGAGAAGTAAAATAGAGGATAAATGGATAAAAGATTATGGAGCTCCAAGTGAAGCTCAAAGACTTAATACTCAAATGGGACTTAGATAG
- a CDS encoding adenine phosphoribosyltransferase, producing the protein MNISNYIRSIDNFPSKGIIFRDISPIFQNPNILNYVVEEMNKYIDKLKPDYLAAIDSRGFLLGSSVAYSCKIPLILIRKKGKLPPPIISEKYSLEYGEDYLELSSDLDLLGKKIVIIDDVLATGGTVLAAIKLLTRLDASVCGLSFLINLRDIVRPQELRDYSINYLISY; encoded by the coding sequence ATGAATATTAGTAACTACATTAGATCTATAGACAATTTTCCTTCAAAAGGAATAATTTTTAGAGATATATCTCCAATATTTCAAAATCCTAATATTCTTAATTATGTAGTAGAAGAAATGAATAAATATATTGATAAATTGAAGCCCGACTATCTTGCAGCTATTGATTCAAGGGGTTTTTTACTGGGATCATCTGTGGCATATTCTTGTAAAATCCCACTTATATTAATTAGAAAAAAAGGCAAACTACCCCCACCTATAATATCTGAGAAATATTCATTGGAATATGGGGAAGATTACTTAGAATTGTCTTCAGATTTAGATCTTTTAGGAAAAAAAATAGTAATCATTGATGATGTATTAGCTACAGGAGGAACTGTTTTGGCTGCAATTAAGCTACTTACAAGACTTGATGCTAGTGTATGTGGATTAAGTTTTTTAATTAATTTAAGGGATATTGTTAGGCCACAAGAATTAAGAGATTATTCAATAAATTATCTAATTTCTTATTAG
- a CDS encoding BMP family ABC transporter substrate-binding protein codes for MKIFLKLFLVSVLMFSVFACSDEAEEIVESITESTSSESEEKEAHSDEDDHGEDEDHEHDEDEDHEHDEDEEHDHDEEKEAHSDEDDHGEFKFGLILVGPRDDKGWSQAHFEGGEYVEEITGGEMIVADFINPADSPNLTVDQVASDMIDEGAQLIIATSDDMKDGILAAAEMYPDIPMIWASGDSAKADGKGYREDLENLGNIMGRMEYGKMIAGCAAALKTKTGHIGFLGPLINDETRRLTNAAYLGAKHCYKGENELKFDVIWIGFWFHIPGVTSDPTQVTNEFFDAGADVVISHIDTPEALVVTGQRAAEGEDVYVVGYDYEFTCETAPDVCLGVPYYNWGPDYLNAAMNAAHGEFEAEWIWSGPNWEDMNDKDSSAIGWQMGDGLSDTEAGELGSFMSLLASEELNLFTGPINFQDGSVYLEDGVEATDNEIWYTPQLLEGMLGDSE; via the coding sequence ATGAAAATTTTTCTTAAATTATTTTTGGTTTCGGTTCTAATGTTTTCAGTTTTTGCCTGTTCTGATGAGGCAGAAGAAATTGTTGAGTCAATCACTGAAAGTACTTCTTCAGAATCTGAGGAAAAAGAAGCTCATTCTGATGAGGATGATCACGGTGAGGATGAAGATCATGAACACGATGAGGATGAAGATCATGAACACGATGAGGATGAAGAACATGATCATGATGAGGAAAAAGAAGCTCATTCTGATGAGGATGATCACGGTGAATTTAAATTTGGATTAATACTTGTTGGTCCTAGAGATGATAAAGGGTGGTCACAAGCTCATTTTGAAGGTGGAGAATATGTAGAAGAAATAACTGGTGGAGAGATGATAGTAGCTGATTTTATTAATCCAGCTGATAGTCCTAATCTAACTGTTGATCAAGTAGCTTCAGACATGATCGATGAAGGAGCACAACTTATAATTGCAACTTCAGATGATATGAAAGATGGTATTCTTGCTGCTGCGGAAATGTATCCAGATATACCTATGATTTGGGCATCAGGGGATAGTGCCAAAGCTGATGGTAAGGGATATAGAGAGGATCTTGAAAATTTGGGAAATATTATGGGAAGAATGGAATATGGAAAAATGATAGCTGGTTGTGCAGCTGCCCTCAAAACTAAGACGGGTCATATAGGATTCCTTGGCCCATTAATAAATGATGAGACTAGAAGATTAACAAATGCTGCTTACCTTGGAGCTAAACATTGTTACAAAGGAGAGAATGAACTTAAGTTTGATGTAATATGGATTGGATTTTGGTTCCATATTCCTGGAGTGACTTCTGATCCAACTCAAGTAACAAATGAGTTCTTTGATGCAGGAGCAGATGTTGTTATTTCTCATATCGATACTCCNGAAGCATTAGTTGTAACTGGACAAAGAGCAGCTGAAGGTGAAGATGTTTATGTTGTTGGATACGATTATGAGTTCACTTGTGAAACAGCTCCTGATGTTTGTTTAGGTGTTCCTTACTACAATTGGGGTCCAGATTATCTAAACGCTGCAATGAATGCTGCACATGGAGAATTTGAAGCAGAATGGATATGGTCAGGACCAAATTGGGAAGACATGAATGATAAAGACAGCTCAGCAATTGGATGGCAAATGGGTGATGGTTTATCTGATACTGAAGCAGGTGAATTGGGAAGTTTTATGAGTCTATTAGCTTCTGAAGAGCTAAACCTTTTTACTGGACCAATTAATTTTCAAGATGGATCTGTTTATCTAGAAGATGGAGTTGAAGCAACAGATAATGAAATATGGTACACACCTCAGTTATTAGAAGGAATGTTAGGGGATAGCGAATAG
- the solA gene encoding N-methyl-L-tryptophan oxidase has translation MKKNIYDVIIIGLGAMGSSSSYYLSKKGAKVLGLDIYRPPHELGSSHGHTRVIREAYHEGTSYVPIVQRAYELWNELDNESDEKLILEYGGLYFGNNTNYINNAKKSAKKYNIPLIEYSPTAIKEKFKVFNPSEKFNILFEKRSGAVFPEKAISTFLSKAQLLGSTHNYNEKVIAWEKVSDLYKISTDKEIYYSKKLIFSSGAWLKNLVPKLNLPLKIERQVLFWFSPKNSQDLFNYSTLPNTGWDLDDGIEFYTQPNIEDKGFKVAKHHDGEFIEENDLKRGSNEKDLLEVREFLEEYIPSANGKLLDSRVCVYTDTPDFDFLIDFYNDDENIIICSPCSGHGFKFAPAIGEICSELITKKRSNYDISIFSTKRFM, from the coding sequence TTGAAAAAGAATATATATGATGTTATTATAATCGGACTTGGTGCTATGGGAAGTTCTTCCTCATATTATCTGTCTAAAAAAGGTGCAAAAGTATTAGGTTTAGATATATATAGACCACCTCATGAATTGGGATCATCTCATGGTCATACAAGAGTAATTAGAGAAGCATATCATGAAGGAACTTCATATGTACCAATAGTGCAAAGAGCTTATGAACTTTGGAATGAACTAGATAATGAATCTGATGAAAAATTAATATTAGAATATGGTGGATTATATTTTGGAAATAATACAAATTATATTAATAATGCAAAAAAATCAGCAAAAAAATATAATATACCCCTGATAGAATATTCTCCTACCGCAATAAAAGAAAAATTTAAGGTATTTAATCCATCTGAAAAATTTAATATATTATTTGAAAAAAGAAGTGGAGCAGTTTTCCCTGAGAAAGCTATATCAACTTTTTTATCTAAAGCCCAATTATTAGGTTCTACACATAATTATAATGAAAAAGTAATTGCTTGGGAGAAAGTGTCTGACTTATATAAAATTTCAACTGATAAAGAAATTTATTACTCAAAAAAATTGATTTTTTCTTCTGGAGCATGGTTAAAAAATTTAGTACCTAAACTAAATCTTCCACTGAAAATAGAAAGACAAGTTCTTTTTTGGTTTTCTCCTAAAAACTCTCAAGATCTATTTAATTATTCTACTCTTCCCAATACAGGGTGGGATTTAGATGACGGTATAGAGTTTTATACTCAACCAAACATTGAGGATAAGGGATTTAAGGTTGCAAAGCATCATGATGGTGAATTTATTGAAGAAAATGATTTGAAAAGGGGGTCAAATGAAAAAGATTTATTGGAAGTAAGGGAATTTCTGGAAGAATATATTCCTTCTGCAAATGGTAAACTTCTAGATTCAAGAGTATGTGTTTATACAGATACACCTGATTTTGATTTTTTAATTGACTTTTACAATGATGATGAAAATATAATTATATGCTCACCTTGTTCTGGACATGGATTTAAGTTTGCTCCTGCAATAGGAGAAATTTGTTCTGAATTAATTACAAAAAAACGATCAAACTATGACATCAGTATTTTTTCAACTAAAAGATTTATGTAA
- a CDS encoding amino acid ABC transporter substrate-binding protein: protein MFYLRNKLVVISMLLMSVLIFAACSEETVVETVVEVPVEKESTLTTILDRGELVCGVNDNLTGFGVVNSAGEFEGFDIDFCKAVAAAILGDSSKVEYVPLTASARFEALAAEEIDLLIRNTTWTASRDRDLGNDFTAATFYDGQGMMVKASSGYDSIESMTGSTVCVLQGTTTELNLDDRFTSAGIPYTPLTFETNDPLQAAYEEGRCDGWTTDKSGLASKRAGFDNPDDHVVLAETLSKEPLGPLTRDNDSEFYDVVQWVVFGMMQAEESGITSANVAAMAADPADPGMARLLGVGFDGGEATDFSFGIPLDFMQKVISQVGNYGEVYDEHLVPLGLTREGSLNAQWTEGGLIYAPPFR, encoded by the coding sequence ATGTTTTATTTGCGGAATAAATTAGTAGTCATAAGTATGCTACTAATGTCAGTCTTAATCTTTGCTGCTTGTAGTGAAGAGACTGTTGTAGAAACTGTAGTTGAAGTACCAGTTGAAAAAGAAAGTACTTTGACAACAATTCTTGATAGAGGTGAATTAGTTTGTGGTGTTAACGATAACCTGACAGGTTTTGGAGTAGTTAATTCTGCAGGAGAATTTGAAGGCTTTGATATAGACTTCTGTAAAGCTGTAGCTGCAGCAATTCTAGGAGATTCTAGTAAAGTTGAATATGTTCCTTTGACTGCATCAGCTCGATTCGAAGCTTTAGCAGCAGAAGAAATTGATTTGCTAATTCGAAATACAACATGGACTGCAAGTAGAGATAGAGATTTGGGTAATGACTTCACTGCTGCAACTTTTTATGACGGACAAGGAATGATGGTTAAAGCAAGTAGCGGTTATGACTCTATAGAATCTATGACTGGTTCAACTGTTTGTGTGTTACAAGGTACTACCACAGAGCTAAATCTAGATGATAGATTTACATCTGCAGGAATTCCTTATACTCCACTAACTTTTGAAACTAATGATCCCTTACAAGCTGCCTATGAAGAAGGTAGATGTGATGGGTGGACTACTGATAAATCTGGTTTAGCATCCAAGCGTGCTGGATTTGATAATCCTGATGATCATGTTGTTTTGGCTGAAACTTTATCTAAAGAACCACTAGGTCCTCTTACAAGAGATAATGATAGTGAATTTTATGATGTAGTACAGTGGGTGGTCTTCGGAATGATGCAAGCAGAGGAAAGTGGCATAACTAGTGCAAATGTTGCAGCTATGGCAGCAGATCCAGCAGATCCTGGTATGGCAAGATTACTAGGTGTTGGTTTTGATGGTGGTGAAGCTACGGACTTCTCATTTGGTATTCCATTAGACTTCATGCAAAAAGTAATTTCTCAAGTTGGAAATTACGGAGAAGTTTATGATGAACATTTAGTACCTCTAGGTTTGACAAGAGAAGGTAGCTTAAATGCTCAATGGACAGAGGGTGGATTAATTTACGCTCCTCCATTTAGATAG